In Denticeps clupeoides chromosome 1, fDenClu1.1, whole genome shotgun sequence, a single window of DNA contains:
- the xgb gene encoding x globin encodes MGCAISGLGSAPRSEAGAATHLTEAQVGMIKESWKVIQEDIAKVGIIMFVRLFETHPECKDVFFLFRDVEDLERLRTSRELRAHGLRVMSFIEKTVARLDQLERLDLLALELGKSHYRYNAPPKYYGYVGTEFICAVQPILKEKWMPELEEAWKALFQYVTNIMKQGYQEEERTKHHHLLVSSKERPEKSNTAL; translated from the exons ATGGGCTGCGCGATATCGGGCTTGGGTTCGGCGCCGAGGAGCGAAGCCGGAGCCGCGACGCACCTGACCGAGGCGCAGGTCGGCATGATCAAAGAATCATGGAAAGTTATCCAGGAGGACATAGCAAAAGTGGGAATTATCATGTTCGTCAG GTTGTTCGAAACTCACCCGGAATGCAAGGATGTGTTCTTCCTGTTTCGAGATGTGGAGGACCTGGAGAGGCTGCGGACCAGCCGTGAACTCCGGGCCCATGGCCTCCG GGTGATGTCTTTTATAGAGAAGACAGTGGCCAGGCTGGACCAGCTGGAGCGGCTCGACCTTCTCGCTTTGGAGCTTGGGAAGAGCCACTACCGCTACAATGCTCCACCTAAATATTACGGG TATGTTGGAACAGAGTTTATTTGTGCCGTCCAGCCCATTCTGAAAGAGAAGTGGATGCCTGAACTGGAAGAGGCGTGGAAG GCCCTGTTCCAGTATGTTACCAACATTATGAAGCAGGGGTaccaggaggaagagaggacCAAACATCATCACTTATTGGTGTCCAGCA